A part of Synechococcus sp. KORDI-49 genomic DNA contains:
- a CDS encoding AarF/ABC1/UbiB kinase family protein: MAPTVRMAPLRRTRRALRIWRTVLTLIALLWWDGQTWTYRGGVSPERRQERQRQRAQWLTAELLTLGSAFIKLGQLLSARPDVLPAGWVAELAELQDRVPAFSFDRVQSVLEEELGQRCAEVVDLDPDPLGAASLAQVHRASLRSGRQVVLKVQRPGLDSLFRLDLDVMHQVAVVLQRHPSWGRGRDWPAMARECRRVLLRELDFRVEAQYAARFRQQFLDDEQIRIPAVIWELSTRKVLCLDYLPGIKVNDREALVEAGIDPSAVAEIGAASYLKQLVRFGFFHADPHPGNLAVAADGALIYYDFGMMGLLSDGLRRRLGAMVRAAASRDSAALVEQMQAAGVIAADIDVGPVRRLVRLMLQDALTPPFSSNVIDKLSGDLYELVYGQPFRLPVELIFVMRALSTFEGVGRSLDPAFSLVAIAKPYLLPLMTSSGAGSSDLFNEISRQVGALSSRAVALPKRLDDSLERLEQGDLQLQVRLGESDRQFRRMITVQQSIGQSVLLGCLALSTALLAASSRPFWSLLPAAATVPVAFGWMSIQLRLRRDQRLEQMPGSSRS; this comes from the coding sequence ATGGCGCCAACCGTTCGCATGGCACCCCTGCGGCGGACCCGGAGAGCCCTGCGCATCTGGCGCACAGTTCTCACCCTGATCGCCCTGCTCTGGTGGGATGGTCAGACGTGGACCTACCGCGGCGGTGTCAGCCCGGAGAGACGGCAGGAGCGTCAGAGGCAACGAGCCCAATGGTTGACAGCTGAACTCCTCACGCTCGGCTCCGCCTTCATCAAGCTCGGGCAGCTGCTCTCCGCGCGACCGGATGTGCTCCCGGCGGGATGGGTTGCGGAGCTGGCGGAATTGCAGGATCGCGTTCCAGCCTTCAGTTTCGATCGGGTCCAGTCGGTTCTTGAGGAAGAACTGGGACAGCGATGTGCCGAAGTGGTGGATCTGGATCCTGATCCCCTCGGTGCGGCATCCCTGGCTCAGGTCCACCGGGCGAGTCTGCGCAGCGGACGCCAGGTGGTGCTCAAAGTGCAGCGTCCCGGCCTGGATTCACTGTTCCGTCTCGATCTTGATGTCATGCATCAGGTGGCGGTGGTGTTGCAGCGTCATCCCAGCTGGGGGAGGGGTCGGGACTGGCCTGCGATGGCAAGGGAATGTCGTCGCGTCCTGCTGCGCGAACTGGATTTCCGTGTGGAGGCCCAGTACGCCGCACGGTTCCGCCAGCAATTCCTGGATGACGAACAGATCCGTATTCCTGCTGTGATCTGGGAACTGAGCACCCGAAAGGTGCTGTGCCTCGACTATCTCCCCGGCATCAAGGTCAATGACAGAGAGGCCCTGGTGGAGGCCGGGATCGACCCATCCGCCGTCGCTGAGATCGGCGCTGCCAGTTATCTGAAGCAGCTGGTGCGCTTCGGCTTCTTTCATGCCGATCCCCATCCCGGAAATCTGGCGGTCGCCGCTGATGGCGCACTCATCTACTACGACTTCGGAATGATGGGGCTTCTGTCAGACGGTCTGCGTCGTCGACTGGGGGCCATGGTCCGGGCCGCCGCTTCCCGCGATTCAGCTGCTCTGGTGGAACAGATGCAGGCAGCCGGAGTGATCGCCGCTGACATCGACGTGGGCCCTGTCAGACGTCTCGTCCGGTTGATGCTTCAGGACGCGCTCACGCCCCCCTTCAGCTCCAATGTGATCGACAAGCTGTCCGGCGATCTGTACGAGCTGGTGTACGGCCAGCCCTTCCGACTGCCGGTTGAGCTGATTTTCGTGATGCGGGCTCTGTCCACCTTCGAGGGGGTCGGCCGCAGCCTGGATCCTGCTTTTAGTCTTGTCGCCATCGCCAAGCCCTACCTTCTGCCTCTGATGACCTCGAGTGGAGCCGGCTCCAGTGATCTGTTCAATGAGATCAGCCGCCAGGTGGGAGCTCTGAGCAGTCGGGCTGTGGCCCTTCCCAAACGGCTGGATGACAGCCTGGAACGTCTGGAACAGGGGGATCTGCAGCTGCAGGTTCGCCTTGGTGAGTCCGACCGTCAGTTCCGGCGGATGATCACAGTCCAGCAGTCGATCGGTCAGTCCGTGCTGCTGGGCTGTCTTGCCCTGAGCACGGCGCTGCTTGCAGCCAGCAGTCGTCCCTTCTGGAGTCTGCTGCCGGCTGCAGCGACCGTTCCCGTCGCGTTCGGCTGGATGTCCATCCAGCTGCGGCTTCGTCGTGATCAGCGCCTGGAGCAGATGCCTGGTTCCAGTCGCTCCTGA
- a CDS encoding bile acid:sodium symporter family protein encodes MSLLISLALFFIMMSLGLNLPSLQFGLLKRRPWLLVRVLLATCMVLPIVALLLLHSPLGQGLSAAVSTAVMLMAICPSAPMIALKSTKLAANPELATRLQFWSACAAILSVPLWVGQLPTEASETIWSIPAQEVAYQVFTVQLIPLLVGVSLRRWCAEWSERWNPVIQKSSKILLLVLLALILIVALPQVAPMLIGNLRGALLMFILTWIALGLGFAVAGDDGVERSTLPLVLSMRNPGLALLIVQRMAPNAVDLKAAVVGYVLVTAVGTAPFMQWRKANASQAQITGDV; translated from the coding sequence ATGTCACTGCTGATTTCACTGGCCCTGTTTTTCATCATGATGTCTCTGGGTCTCAATCTGCCCAGCCTGCAGTTCGGACTGCTGAAACGTCGGCCATGGCTGCTTGTGCGTGTCCTGTTGGCCACCTGCATGGTCCTGCCGATTGTGGCCTTGCTGTTGCTGCACAGTCCACTTGGGCAAGGGCTGTCTGCCGCCGTTTCAACAGCCGTGATGCTGATGGCGATCTGTCCCAGTGCTCCGATGATTGCCCTGAAGAGCACAAAGCTGGCAGCCAATCCTGAGTTGGCTACGCGGTTGCAATTCTGGTCGGCCTGCGCTGCCATCTTGAGTGTTCCGCTCTGGGTTGGTCAGCTGCCCACCGAAGCATCAGAGACGATCTGGAGCATTCCGGCTCAGGAGGTCGCCTATCAGGTGTTCACCGTGCAGTTGATTCCACTGTTGGTTGGCGTGTCACTGCGTCGGTGGTGCGCTGAGTGGTCTGAACGGTGGAATCCAGTCATTCAGAAGTCCTCCAAGATTCTGCTGTTGGTGTTGCTGGCCTTGATCTTGATCGTGGCGTTGCCGCAGGTGGCGCCGATGTTAATTGGCAACCTCAGAGGTGCTTTGCTGATGTTCATCTTGACCTGGATTGCTCTCGGTCTGGGGTTCGCCGTCGCCGGCGACGATGGGGTGGAACGCAGCACGTTGCCGCTGGTGCTGTCCATGCGAAATCCAGGTCTTGCTTTGCTGATCGTGCAACGCATGGCACCCAACGCTGTAGACCTCAAAGCAGCCGTGGTTGGTTATGTGCTTGTCACGGCAGTTGGCACTGCACCCTTCATGCAATGGCGCAAGGCGAACGCTTCCCAGGCTCAAATCACAGGGGACGTTTAA
- a CDS encoding YidH family protein, translating into MSNANTELAKTRNRAAAERTTLAWIRTALTLISFGFGLDQIISAIRDAGGETSSRDDIGVQLMSMVFIGVGIFTLLIAMRQHKRELVRLRNDPYLYRDEPSLSIATATAVLSIGVIAFLWMLSAFF; encoded by the coding sequence ATGAGCAATGCCAATACGGAATTAGCCAAAACACGGAATCGAGCAGCTGCGGAGCGCACAACCCTGGCCTGGATCCGAACCGCCCTGACTCTGATCAGTTTCGGATTCGGTCTCGATCAAATCATCAGTGCCATCCGTGATGCAGGAGGTGAAACAAGCTCCCGCGACGATATTGGTGTGCAACTGATGTCGATGGTGTTTATTGGGGTTGGCATTTTCACGCTGCTCATTGCCATGAGACAGCATAAACGTGAGCTCGTTCGTTTACGAAACGATCCTTATCTCTACCGGGATGAGCCTTCGCTCTCGATTGCCACGGCAACAGCTGTTCTGTCGATCGGGGTGATTGCATTTCTCTGGATGCTTTCCGCATTTTTCTGA
- a CDS encoding DUF1622 domain-containing protein gives MDWAEHLLTHTAEGLRLILEGLSILSVGIGLIAVFSPGGPLRLRAIPPRLMQRGPLTAARLTFGGWVALALEFQLGADVVQTTISREASALIQLGAVALVRTFLNYFLSLELQEKEQIS, from the coding sequence ATGGACTGGGCCGAGCATCTGCTGACGCATACGGCGGAAGGATTGCGCTTGATTCTTGAGGGCCTTTCGATTCTTTCCGTAGGGATTGGGTTGATTGCTGTGTTCAGTCCGGGCGGACCACTTCGTCTGCGGGCGATCCCGCCGCGCCTGATGCAGCGTGGACCGCTGACGGCAGCGCGACTGACATTTGGAGGCTGGGTAGCCCTGGCCCTTGAGTTTCAACTTGGAGCGGATGTCGTCCAGACCACCATCAGTCGTGAAGCATCAGCGTTGATCCAACTGGGAGCCGTGGCATTGGTGCGCACATTTCTGAATTACTTTTTGAGCCTGGAACTCCAAGAAAAAGAGCAGATCTCCTAA
- a CDS encoding arylsulfatase: MQESTYSPLPDPKRLPDDAPNILVVLIDDAGPAMPECLGGEIHTPTLQAIKDGGVGFNRFHTTAMCSPTRSSLLCGRNHTFVGNGQICEFANDWDGYSGRIPESCALQADVLRNYGYATGAWGKWHNTPSNETTAAGPFENWPTGLGFEYFYGFLAGECSQYEPHLVRNTTVVLPPKTAAEGYHVSEDLADDAINWLQTHKALRPDQPFYMYWASGALHGPHHVNKEWADKYKGKFDEGWDAYREKAFKNAKAKGWIPENAQLTPRHPRLAAWDSIPDDQKPFQSRLMEVLAGFAEHTDHQVGRIVSEIERLGYEENTLVVYIWGDNGSSGEGQDGTISELLAQNSVASEIEQHIEVLNELGGLDVLGSPLVDNMYHAGWAWAGSTPYQGMKLQASYLGGTRNPMMIKWPKGIKPDPKPRSQFHHCNDLVPTIYELVGITPPKIVNGVEQDPIHGTSFAYAFNAPDAPGQLKTQFFDIMGSRSIYHNGWMAGAVGPRLPWVKGVDPDILTWSPDTDDWELYNLDEDWSQSRNLADQHPEKLQMLKNLFLVESAKYKNLPIGGGLWTIIFHPELKVAPPATSWELPGTITRIPEPCAPRLGCLNNKVTIDMEIPENASGVLYKLGANSGGLTLYMDQGVLIYEYNLFIIERTKLRSAEPLPAGRHKLEIVTQHTDDDPRGPLSIKVSLNGTQVIDGTVPRVAAVLFTANDCLDVGQALGSPVSLDYHERAPFKFNGSIHTMHVEYLE; the protein is encoded by the coding sequence ATGCAGGAGTCGACGTATAGCCCGCTCCCCGATCCCAAGAGGCTTCCAGACGACGCACCCAACATCCTTGTGGTGCTGATTGACGATGCCGGTCCGGCAATGCCGGAATGCCTGGGCGGAGAAATTCATACGCCCACGCTTCAGGCGATCAAAGATGGTGGTGTTGGTTTCAATCGCTTTCACACCACAGCGATGTGTTCACCAACACGCTCCTCGCTGCTGTGCGGTCGCAACCACACCTTCGTGGGCAACGGCCAGATCTGTGAATTCGCTAACGACTGGGACGGTTATTCAGGACGGATTCCGGAAAGCTGTGCACTGCAGGCCGACGTTCTGCGCAATTACGGTTACGCCACCGGAGCATGGGGTAAGTGGCACAACACGCCCTCCAATGAGACCACGGCTGCAGGGCCCTTCGAAAATTGGCCAACGGGTCTTGGATTCGAATACTTCTATGGATTCCTCGCAGGTGAGTGCTCTCAATATGAGCCACACCTGGTGCGCAACACCACGGTGGTGTTGCCACCGAAAACAGCAGCAGAGGGCTACCACGTCAGTGAAGACCTGGCCGACGATGCCATCAACTGGCTGCAAACCCACAAGGCGCTCCGCCCCGATCAGCCCTTCTACATGTACTGGGCATCCGGAGCCCTGCATGGTCCTCACCATGTGAATAAGGAGTGGGCTGACAAGTACAAGGGCAAGTTCGACGAGGGCTGGGACGCGTATCGCGAAAAGGCATTTAAAAATGCCAAGGCCAAAGGCTGGATCCCCGAGAACGCCCAGCTCACGCCACGCCACCCCCGTTTGGCAGCCTGGGATTCCATCCCTGACGATCAGAAGCCCTTCCAGTCACGTTTGATGGAAGTGCTGGCAGGCTTTGCTGAACACACCGATCACCAAGTCGGTCGCATCGTCTCAGAAATTGAACGGCTGGGCTACGAGGAAAACACACTCGTTGTTTACATCTGGGGTGACAATGGCTCTTCCGGAGAAGGCCAGGACGGCACCATCTCCGAGCTGCTGGCTCAGAACTCCGTCGCCTCGGAAATTGAGCAGCACATCGAGGTTCTCAATGAACTTGGCGGACTGGATGTGCTCGGCTCCCCGCTGGTCGACAACATGTATCACGCAGGCTGGGCCTGGGCCGGCAGCACGCCTTACCAAGGTATGAAGCTGCAGGCTTCCTATCTCGGCGGCACCCGTAATCCCATGATGATCAAGTGGCCCAAGGGCATCAAGCCGGATCCCAAGCCGCGGTCGCAGTTCCACCACTGCAACGATCTCGTGCCAACGATCTATGAGCTGGTGGGGATCACTCCACCCAAGATCGTCAATGGCGTTGAGCAGGATCCCATCCACGGCACCAGCTTCGCCTATGCCTTCAATGCCCCGGATGCACCAGGTCAGCTCAAGACCCAGTTCTTCGACATCATGGGTTCTCGATCGATTTATCACAACGGTTGGATGGCTGGGGCCGTAGGGCCTCGGCTGCCCTGGGTGAAGGGCGTCGACCCCGACATCCTCACCTGGTCACCCGACACCGATGACTGGGAGCTCTACAACCTCGATGAGGATTGGAGTCAGAGCAGGAACCTCGCAGATCAGCATCCAGAGAAGTTGCAGATGCTTAAAAATCTGTTCCTGGTGGAATCGGCCAAATACAAAAACCTGCCGATTGGCGGTGGCCTCTGGACCATCATCTTCCACCCGGAGCTGAAGGTTGCCCCGCCAGCAACATCCTGGGAGTTGCCAGGCACCATCACACGCATTCCGGAACCCTGTGCTCCACGACTTGGTTGCCTCAACAACAAAGTCACGATCGACATGGAGATTCCAGAGAATGCCAGTGGTGTGCTCTACAAGCTCGGCGCCAATTCAGGTGGTCTCACCTTGTACATGGATCAGGGGGTTCTCATTTATGAATACAACCTGTTCATCATTGAACGCACCAAGCTGCGCTCTGCTGAGCCACTGCCGGCCGGTCGTCACAAACTGGAGATCGTCACCCAGCACACCGACGACGATCCAAGAGGTCCGCTGTCGATCAAGGTGTCCCTCAATGGCACACAAGTGATCGACGGCACTGTGCCAAGGGTTGCAGCTGTGCTGTTCACGGCGAATGATTGTCTGGATGTCGGCCAGGCGCTTGGTTCTCCTGTTTCGCTCGACTACCACGAACGTGCGCCATTCAAGTTCAATGGATCCATTCACACCATGCACGTGGAGTATCTCGAATAG
- a CDS encoding helix-turn-helix domain-containing protein, with the protein MEATPGMMNVDQRWSQQGVSGSSYSFHSASELSQLFHLVGKRFDALQLTPGRLKGEMSIAQLGAVTLLKITTTHRILLNGDRGPDCISFCIEASGQAKDHKVFCVPMSAYSVHGFKQGLLESHFELSADSTTYLTITSGRRFNDYLEHFGLESMIGEMEMSNSLQSFPLMHQHMAKEFEFLIQNSFVNTIRPQQAGNRLYGLFVKCLTCHDEEGCFIPMVSTPRQELVRRLIGWGFLHGTADTNLDQICQMLFASKGTLIQSTKEALDIGPMELLKRIRLEKVNGMLRSQERRKTAQLTTVSEVAQYFGFRSRGHFARAYQELFSESPSVTLSKAPA; encoded by the coding sequence ATGGAGGCGACGCCAGGGATGATGAACGTGGATCAAAGATGGTCTCAACAAGGAGTGTCTGGCTCTTCTTACTCATTTCATTCAGCATCTGAACTGAGTCAACTGTTTCACTTGGTGGGTAAGCGTTTTGATGCTTTGCAGCTCACCCCCGGCAGGCTGAAAGGTGAGATGTCGATTGCTCAGCTTGGGGCTGTCACGCTTCTCAAAATCACCACGACGCATCGGATTCTTCTCAATGGTGATCGGGGTCCGGACTGCATCAGTTTCTGTATAGAAGCTTCCGGTCAAGCCAAAGATCACAAGGTCTTCTGCGTTCCCATGTCGGCTTATTCCGTTCATGGTTTCAAGCAGGGATTGCTGGAATCGCACTTCGAACTTTCCGCTGACTCCACCACTTATCTGACGATCACCTCGGGCCGACGCTTCAATGACTATCTGGAGCATTTCGGTTTGGAGTCAATGATTGGAGAGATGGAGATGAGCAATTCGTTGCAAAGCTTCCCGCTGATGCACCAGCATATGGCTAAAGAGTTTGAGTTTCTGATCCAGAACTCATTTGTAAACACCATCCGTCCCCAGCAGGCAGGTAATCGCCTTTACGGCCTTTTCGTGAAGTGCCTAACTTGTCACGACGAAGAAGGTTGTTTTATTCCGATGGTTTCCACGCCTCGTCAGGAGCTGGTGCGAAGACTGATCGGCTGGGGCTTTCTTCATGGCACGGCAGATACCAACCTCGACCAGATCTGCCAAATGCTTTTTGCCTCAAAGGGCACGTTGATCCAAAGCACCAAGGAAGCCTTGGACATCGGACCGATGGAACTGCTGAAGCGTATCCGTCTTGAGAAGGTGAACGGCATGCTGCGTTCCCAAGAGCGACGCAAAACAGCTCAACTCACCACCGTTTCAGAGGTGGCTCAGTATTTCGGCTTCCGCAGCCGCGGTCATTTCGCGAGGGCCTATCAAGAGCTGTTCTCCGAAAGTCCAAGCGTCACGCTGAGCAAGGCCCCTGCCTGA
- the argJ gene encoding bifunctional glutamate N-acetyltransferase/amino-acid acetyltransferase ArgJ translates to MASSWKPVPGGVTAPQGFLASGIVAGLKPSGKPDLALLLAPQGAVCAGSFTRSCVRAACVDLCADRLQQQGGAARAVLINSGQANACTGDRGLIDSQRATQALADRLGLDAEEVLICSTGVIGVPIPMDVLLAGFDPLVEALRPEGGSAAAEAILTTDLVDKQIAIEAELNGRSVRIGGMAKGSGMIHPDMATMLGTISCDAAVPSQVWKGMVQRAVERSFNAITVDGDTSTNDTVLAFSAGEPLPESCHATLEQGVTLVAQHLARAIARDGEGATCLIEVQVEGTSTEAGARQIARTICGSSLVKTAVHGRDPNWGRIVAAAGRSGVAFDPEEVALWIGAHQLMDAGHPLAFDRSAASAYLSERADGRYLVDDSVRIRLAVGSGGGQGTAWGCDLSDQYVRINADYTT, encoded by the coding sequence ATGGCGTCCTCCTGGAAGCCGGTGCCCGGCGGTGTCACAGCACCCCAGGGCTTTCTGGCCTCAGGCATCGTGGCCGGATTGAAACCCTCCGGCAAGCCCGATCTGGCCCTGCTGCTCGCACCGCAGGGGGCAGTCTGCGCCGGCAGTTTCACCCGATCCTGTGTGCGGGCCGCCTGCGTTGACCTGTGTGCAGATCGCCTGCAACAGCAGGGTGGAGCAGCGCGGGCGGTGTTGATCAATTCCGGCCAGGCCAATGCCTGCACGGGTGACCGTGGTCTGATCGACAGTCAGCGTGCCACTCAGGCGCTGGCGGATCGTCTTGGCCTGGATGCGGAGGAGGTGCTGATCTGTTCCACGGGTGTGATCGGTGTACCGATCCCGATGGATGTGCTGCTGGCTGGCTTTGATCCTCTGGTGGAGGCTCTGAGGCCGGAGGGGGGTTCAGCCGCTGCCGAGGCGATCCTGACGACAGACCTGGTGGACAAACAGATCGCCATTGAGGCGGAACTCAACGGCCGCAGTGTGCGGATCGGTGGCATGGCAAAGGGGTCGGGCATGATCCACCCCGATATGGCCACGATGCTCGGCACTATCAGCTGTGATGCCGCGGTGCCTTCCCAGGTGTGGAAAGGCATGGTGCAGCGAGCGGTGGAGCGCTCCTTCAATGCCATCACCGTGGATGGAGACACCAGCACCAATGACACCGTGCTGGCCTTCTCTGCCGGTGAGCCCTTGCCGGAGTCCTGTCACGCCACGCTTGAGCAGGGAGTCACCCTGGTGGCGCAACACCTCGCCCGGGCGATCGCCCGGGATGGGGAAGGGGCCACATGTCTGATTGAGGTTCAGGTGGAAGGAACGTCCACCGAGGCCGGTGCACGACAGATCGCCAGGACGATCTGCGGTTCCTCGCTGGTGAAGACCGCTGTCCATGGTCGTGACCCCAACTGGGGCCGGATCGTGGCAGCGGCCGGTCGTTCCGGGGTGGCATTTGATCCAGAGGAAGTTGCCCTCTGGATCGGGGCTCATCAGTTGATGGACGCAGGCCATCCCCTGGCATTTGATCGTTCTGCGGCATCGGCTTATCTCAGTGAGCGGGCCGATGGCCGCTACCTGGTGGATGATTCCGTTCGGATCCGTCTTGCCGTTGGCTCCGGGGGCGGACAGGGTACGGCCTGGGGATGTGATTTGTCAGATCAATATGTACGCATCAACGCCGATTACACGACATGA
- the coaE gene encoding dephospho-CoA kinase (Dephospho-CoA kinase (CoaE) performs the final step in coenzyme A biosynthesis.): MQRRIGLTGGIASGKSTVGRWLEALGWPVLDADHFARDAIGPGQPQTLAVLERYGEVVAIDGCAINRAALGRIVFRDASERAWLEQLIHPVVRERFDQALDALEDEPVVVLMIPLLFEAGLTGLCSEIWLVDCDEQQQLARMMQRDGLDAVQARARLGAQWPLARKRPLADRLIDNRGTKEELEDQLSRCVLAPP, encoded by the coding sequence ATGCAACGACGCATTGGACTGACAGGGGGAATCGCCAGCGGCAAAAGCACGGTTGGACGGTGGCTGGAAGCTCTTGGCTGGCCTGTGCTGGATGCGGATCATTTCGCCAGGGACGCCATCGGACCGGGACAGCCTCAGACCCTGGCCGTGCTGGAGCGCTACGGAGAGGTTGTGGCCATCGATGGATGCGCCATCAACCGAGCCGCTCTGGGCCGCATCGTGTTCAGGGACGCCTCTGAGCGGGCCTGGCTGGAGCAGCTGATTCATCCGGTGGTCCGAGAGCGGTTCGATCAGGCCCTCGATGCCCTGGAGGATGAACCGGTGGTGGTGCTCATGATTCCCCTGCTGTTCGAGGCTGGACTCACGGGCCTGTGCAGCGAGATCTGGCTGGTCGACTGCGACGAGCAGCAGCAGCTGGCGCGGATGATGCAGAGGGACGGTCTCGATGCGGTGCAGGCCCGAGCCAGGCTCGGTGCCCAGTGGCCTCTGGCCCGCAAACGCCCGCTGGCAGATCGCTTGATCGACAACCGCGGCACCAAGGAGGAGCTGGAGGATCAGCTCAGCCGTTGCGTCCTGGCTCCGCCCTGA
- a CDS encoding 2OG-Fe(II) oxygenase yields MTTGPSIPDAWREWLLHNRDRGCDPVGLIDRALVQGFERAAIEAVLDSPETVLTSVPRSSAPTPDWRRWFEAPLTRPDHLPRAWRLDTPLAQLYELPGLLSRQECRELIEAINGSLQPSTVTRGSSDYRTSRTCHLRQDHPGFAARLDQRFAALLGVDPRLSEPIQGQRYDPGEYFKEHTDWFAPGTKEFTQHTSNGGQRTWTVMVYLNAVEEGGETLFRRLGRHFSPVPGMALAWNNLQADGTPNPFTLHEALPVESGSKWVITKWFRAEPGRNG; encoded by the coding sequence ATGACGACCGGACCCTCCATCCCTGATGCCTGGAGGGAATGGTTGCTGCACAATCGTGACCGCGGCTGCGATCCGGTTGGCTTGATCGATCGCGCCTTGGTTCAGGGGTTCGAGCGTGCAGCCATCGAAGCGGTGCTCGACTCGCCTGAAACAGTCCTGACGTCGGTCCCGCGATCATCGGCCCCCACACCGGACTGGCGTCGTTGGTTCGAGGCCCCGCTCACCCGACCGGACCATCTGCCGCGGGCCTGGCGGCTCGACACCCCCCTGGCCCAGCTCTATGAATTGCCCGGCCTGTTGTCCCGTCAGGAATGCCGGGAGCTGATCGAGGCCATCAACGGATCGCTCCAGCCTTCCACCGTCACCCGTGGAAGCAGCGACTACCGCACCAGCCGCACCTGCCATCTGCGGCAGGACCACCCAGGGTTTGCCGCACGCCTGGATCAACGCTTCGCGGCCCTGCTGGGCGTTGACCCACGGCTGTCGGAGCCGATTCAGGGGCAGCGTTACGACCCCGGGGAGTACTTCAAGGAGCACACCGACTGGTTCGCTCCCGGCACCAAGGAGTTCACCCAGCACACCAGCAACGGCGGCCAGCGCACCTGGACGGTGATGGTTTATCTCAACGCCGTGGAGGAAGGGGGTGAAACCCTGTTCCGTCGCCTCGGACGGCATTTCAGCCCCGTTCCCGGGATGGCGCTGGCCTGGAACAACCTGCAGGCCGATGGCACGCCGAACCCCTTCACCCTGCATGAGGCTCTGCCGGTCGAGTCCGGCAGCAAGTGGGTGATCACGAAATGGTTCAGGGCGGAGCCAGGACGCAACGGCTGA
- the gatB gene encoding Asp-tRNA(Asn)/Glu-tRNA(Gln) amidotransferase subunit GatB, which produces MAAAEPAWEAVIGLETHVQLGTDSKIFTAASTAFGDDPNTHIDPVVCGLPGTLPVLNQKVLEYAVKAAMALNLNIAEHSKFDRKQYFYPDLPKNYQISQYDEPIAEEGWIEVEVAEKGKDSYLKTIGIERLHMEEDAGKLVHAGSDRLAGSTHSLVDYNRAGVALAEIVSKPDLRTGREAAEYASEIRRIMRYLGVSDGNMQEGSLRCDVNISVRRGPDAPFGTKVEIKNMNSFSAIQKACEYEIKRQIKAYETGEPIVQETRLWDEGKQLTKSMRSKEGASDYRYFPDPDLGPIEVSADQRESWRAELPELPAAKRHRYADELGLSQYDARVLTDERPMADYFEAVVAAGADAKLSANWITGDIAAHVNSNRLGYDDLPFRPEQLAEMVKLIDGGKISGKIAKEILPDLLEKGGSPKALVDERGLGMISDPAAIEAIVNDLLAAHPGEVEAFRGGKTKLQGFFVGQLMKKTGGKADPKLANQILSRRLKGE; this is translated from the coding sequence ATGGCCGCAGCAGAGCCCGCCTGGGAAGCCGTGATCGGCCTGGAGACCCACGTGCAGCTGGGCACCGACAGCAAGATCTTCACGGCGGCGTCCACCGCCTTCGGAGACGATCCCAACACCCACATCGACCCTGTGGTGTGCGGGCTGCCAGGCACGTTGCCTGTGCTGAACCAGAAGGTGCTCGAGTACGCGGTGAAGGCGGCGATGGCGTTGAACCTCAACATCGCCGAACACAGCAAGTTCGACCGCAAGCAATATTTCTACCCCGACCTTCCGAAGAACTATCAGATCTCCCAGTACGACGAGCCGATCGCCGAGGAGGGCTGGATCGAAGTTGAGGTGGCCGAGAAGGGCAAGGACTCCTATCTGAAGACCATCGGCATCGAACGCCTTCACATGGAGGAGGACGCCGGCAAGCTCGTGCATGCCGGCAGCGATCGCCTGGCCGGATCCACCCATTCGCTGGTGGACTACAACCGGGCCGGTGTGGCTCTGGCGGAGATCGTCAGCAAGCCGGACCTGCGCACGGGTCGCGAAGCGGCCGAATACGCCTCGGAGATCCGCCGGATCATGCGTTATCTCGGCGTCAGCGACGGAAACATGCAGGAGGGCTCCCTGCGTTGCGACGTCAACATCTCCGTGCGTCGGGGGCCGGATGCGCCCTTCGGCACGAAGGTGGAGATCAAGAACATGAACTCCTTCTCAGCCATTCAGAAGGCCTGTGAGTACGAGATCAAGCGTCAGATCAAGGCCTACGAGACCGGTGAGCCGATCGTTCAGGAGACCCGGCTCTGGGATGAGGGCAAGCAGCTCACCAAGAGCATGCGCAGCAAGGAAGGCGCCAGTGATTACCGCTACTTCCCGGATCCCGACCTCGGCCCGATCGAGGTGAGCGCGGATCAGCGGGAGTCCTGGCGCGCTGAATTGCCCGAGCTGCCGGCGGCCAAGCGGCATCGGTATGCCGATGAGCTGGGGCTGTCCCAGTACGACGCCCGGGTGCTCACCGACGAACGACCGATGGCGGACTACTTCGAGGCTGTTGTCGCCGCCGGTGCCGACGCCAAGCTCTCCGCCAACTGGATCACCGGCGACATCGCGGCCCATGTGAACAGCAATCGCCTTGGTTACGACGATCTGCCGTTCCGCCCGGAGCAGCTGGCCGAGATGGTGAAGCTGATCGACGGCGGCAAGATCAGCGGCAAGATCGCCAAGGAGATCCTTCCCGATCTGCTTGAGAAGGGAGGCTCACCCAAAGCGCTCGTGGACGAGCGGGGACTGGGGATGATCAGCGACCCCGCGGCGATCGAAGCGATCGTGAATGACCTCCTGGCGGCCCATCCGGGTGAGGTGGAGGCCTTCCGGGGCGGGAAGACCAAATTGCAGGGTTTCTTCGTCGGGCAGTTGATGAAGAAAACGGGAGGCAAGGCTGATCCCAAGCTCGCCAATCAGATCCTCAGCCGCAGGCTCAAAGGGGAATGA